The segment AGGTGAGCTTGGACCGGAAGTGGGGGTTCTACCACGGACCATGGCGTCACACTGGACTctggaaattaaattttgtgGGTAAGTTTAATGGCCTTGTTCAATGCTACTAagttttgattaatttaattCTTCATACTGGTTTTCTTTTcagatattaaatttttaagttgACGACCCCCTCCCCGAGTGATACTGACCCGCGCCGCTGTGGTGGGTCCTGTAGTGGACCTTCAGCTCGTGCTGGTGATTGAACTCCGCCCCGCAGTATTTACACTGGATGGACTTTTCTTTCACGTGCGTTCTTCTTACGTGACTGTCATGTGCGGCGTGAGACGCAAAAGCCTTACCGCAAAATTTACACTGCGATAGAGAAAAATAAAGTTCTAACTTTAAACCCAAGATTGGTGTCAACACAAAAAGATAAATCGTttagtttaatttttcaaagaaaaaattctgGTTGGACTGAAAACTGTTTATTAGATACTAATTCCAATAATCTATACTGACGAATTCCTGAAAATATGTTAATAGATTAATTTACTACTGTCCTTGTATATAAGAAATAATTTGTAACAGAGAAAGACAtttcattttgcattgtttTTGATCATTACCTTGAAGGGCCTCTCCCCCGAGTGTTGTCGAATGTGCGTCCTGAGAATACTTGAGGCAGTGAAAGACTTGCTGCAGTAGACACACTTGTATGGACGCTCTCCGCTGTGAACCTACGGGGATATACCTACATGAAGTTCTGTTGGTCCTCTacttatatgatatataatacaCGCATATGTTTTCATGTATGCGAgttaatgtaattttaattttgtcactATTACGCTTTCCCAACCCCCAAAAATTTACGTCTTGACAAATAGAAAGATCtatacaatttcaatttctttattaaccaattaagggccctcaaggggcaacatgaagactgtatacatgtaaggcatttaaagcaatatgagctgtatctTTTAGAATTTTactttgctgcaaaaacctgctagcatgataagtctgcatataacttaatcttttatgataaataagatttgaaaaaaaaacattactttttgtcagaggaaagatttctcttctttggaatatataacaaatcaatttttgtacaggatgacaataattcatttttggtcCAATTAAGGCTTCCTAACAGCCTTtaccacaaaaatatggctaacagaaatttaaaaaccatgatattttttgtcaatttagtagaaaataacgttttcgtaaaaaaaaaattgaaaaaaacatgaaaattgcagctcatattgctttaagtatATAATTTGGCCGTTAGATAAAAAATACACCGTAATTATCCGAGTTTGAGTACAGTGATTCTGCATCTAATGGTTTATATAAGCTTGAAGAATATTGGAATAACGTTTTTCTTATATCAGTGTTCGAGTAATGGTTACCCTCATGTGTTTGTTGAGACTGGAGCTCTGACTGAAGCTCTTGCCGCACACCGCGCACTTGTGGGGGCGGTGCTTCTCGTGGACATGGAGAATGTGGATCCTCAGGCGGTCCCTCTTCTCGAACGACCTGGAAACCAATGTTTATTGTAATAACTATAATCAACCGTGACAAACAATCAACCATTATTGAAATCATATTTTGCAGTTTTCTTTCTTTGATAATACGGCATGAAGAAATGTAGGTGAATCTGAGAACAAAGGGGAAGAAACTCTGAGTTTTATGTCGGGGTGCTTGATTACCTCGCACATAGGTGACACGGGAACTTCCTGTTTCCCTGGTCCACGCATTTGGTGTATTTGAGGTGTTTATCCCTGTAGTATTTGTAGGCGAACACCTTCCCACACCTCTCACACTGATATCCTTCCGCGTCTAAAtatacaagtgaaaagctgtaaATGTGACATCAAACcggtttttcttttatgtgatctgtatccataatccatgtcaatcctgaattgataaacactacctaccaaATCCAGTGAAATGAATTAACCTATATGCAATATGTTGCCccaaaatgactaagttcaaaagctggtatcttttttcatatatcatcagaaatcaaaatcctggCAATATGCACacatctgatatatgtacaattgatctgcaaaagaacaacttcctatcttgaaaactgtaggaggagttatccgtacaatgagggtacccttttggcagccgcccgcccgccatttctACCATTTTAATAACAGGATTTTTtggttggaaaacccggttaaaaatacaatattcatCATATATTCAACTAAATACAATAATACCTGACAGAAAAATAAGAGTCAATCTATTTTCATAGATACATGCAATACCAACTCTCTATTAATTACTAGCATTTCTTTTGATTAATACATTTTGGATGGTTCTTTCCCCTTTTAATGCGTtataaagtaattaaaaatccaaataaacaaatctttttattgcaaatatattgaaattgaaaaaaacaaacttctTCACTTTTATTGTGTACTGTATACCAACTTAATTCGCGTGCAAGAAAACTTCACGAGATTTGCGAGAATCTTGTCCGCGCGAACACACTCTTTAATGTACCTCTTATATGTTAATTAAACATTGTCTTTTAATTCACACTTGAAATACACAGTCGCTATAATTAATGGCCGCAAAGAAATTTATCTGTAGTCATCGCGATTAAAAGTTAGTTTACAAACTATGTTTCTTCTCCGTTTATAGACCTTATATACAGATGCACAAAATCATCGTCTCTTATTgactaggtttttttttctacataacAAGACGTGTCTGGAATTATAAATGacattttgcaaaataaaactcTCAGATTCTTGAAATCTCTACATCAGGTTGCCGGCTTTAATTCCATTTAATAGTCTGATAAGCTTGTCAATCAGCCCCTTAAAGCCATTGTCGTAAAAGAGGCCGCAAACAAATCGCTTCATTTTGCTGCTATTCTACGTCTGTAATTGGACAGATACTCTGCATGGCAGACTCTTCCTAGTTCAGCTTCACTTATTTGGACCACCACAGCAATAAAACTATCACTAAGTTAAGAAGATTGCAAAGTTCTACTCCCCCGAGCCCCCCTTTCCTAAATCTTGGACTATTTATGGGGGATTAACGGAGAAAGAAATCAAACTCGAGACCTGAAAATAATCTCTAAAATCTCTTTTTTACCACAATTAAGACAGTGTCTTTGTTTAAGCCTCGCAGTAAACCAAGAAATATCAGGAATGGCATTAGTCCCAGGTACTTTAGGTCCATAACACGGGTCTTTTTTCCTACACATTTCTTCCTGCATTCATCAAAGATTGCGACATGCAGATACCTGTATTAAAGCTTTACGAAAACAAAGGTGCTTGAGGACatacaaatgatacaatatataatCTTTATATAATAGAGGgtatacgatttttttttcttcaaaaaatgtttgttttaagtaATTATGTGCAATGAATGTAATCATAGATTATagatatgtcataaaaggataatttagaggagaaaaaaaatgagtaaagtCCCGGGGTGTAGAGGGTCTAGATAatttgggggagggggagggggaggggggggtcggtcctgtcctcaagcacatGTTCATGAAAATACGACAGAGTTACTGGTAGGTGCACTTACTCTCTGGTTCGATGGGAATGTTACCAGATTCCTCTAGCTTCTGAAGTGTTACCGGTATCCCCATAAACTGGGTGTACATGTCTCCGTACCATACCAACAGTTCTGTTCCCATCGGGATATCCTTGCACACTTCATAGTAAATGTTTTCCCCTTCCTGAACAACCACCAGGTTCTGTTCTCCGGAATACCTCGCGCAGTTTACGTACGACATCCAGTTCCCGGTAGCACCACGGCCATCGATGAAGTGACTCAATCTACCGTTtttgaaaatctaaaaaaaaaatgttgatttcatTTAAGAATGTCTGTTAAGCCTGTATTCTTTAGTCAggatataaaaatgtatgctaTACTACCTCCCACATGAAGCTGTTATCGTCAAATGTTTTGATTTCGCTGGTGTTGACAACTTTTCCCTTAAAAGGACCAAACTTTGCTCCTTTCAGTATTGCTTCCTTTCGACAGAAGACGCCATAGTGAATAATGCCAGCAAACGTAGTGGGGCAAATACAGAGTTCTGGTGAAAAGacaatattaattgaaatacattttaatatatcatcaaccccccccccaaaaaaaaatttttactaGCATATCATTTACACGTTTTAATGAtgctatacatatataaaaactcACGAACagcttaaaatttttatttaaccttaaccctaaccctaaccctgacGAATACGCACTAAACTATACATCGGAAAATAGACACTGTGTAATGAAGATGATAATAAATTCTTCAATACAAAAATCTCGCGGCCTCACCTTCCGGGAGTTCGTGCGGGGGTGGGTCTGTGCGGGAGAGCTTCCAGGAGGCCATGGAGCAGTGGGGGGACAGGCCGTTTTGGTGATTCAGAATCCGTTCTATTCCTGGTGTAacagaaacttttaaaatacattgaatctttacctttaaaatgtattaaaatgagTGAAAATTCTGAGATTTTATAAAACTATACCATGACTTATCTCTCCGATCTTTAGGCCGCTGAGGGCGTGAACGGGAGTTCCCCTACATCCGGAATGGGAAAATCCGAACAAGACGTAATCTAGTTGCTCCTGGGTGAAGTAGAAAGAGGGTTGCCTCTGGGTCGGGGTGGGCAGACTGTGCTGGGCGGGGTACATCCGGTTTGAGATATCCGCCAGAGCCTTACACTGAAGAATTGTGGAGCGCAAGGACGGGAGACTGTCGCCATTTTGTCCCGCTTGGTGGTGGTAATAACCCGACCTGTAATTTGCGTTAAATACTATGTCAGGGTACCCAACATCACATGAAAAGACGTTGTCAAAGGAGTTACTATAGATGATTAGTATGCATAATTGTAAAACGATAATTCCTTTTAACTTTACTGGCCTAGGACCAAATCTCGCCAAGTACGTTTCAGTGTTAAATTAGGAGAAATGTTACTCGGCGGAAATTTGTCTTTGTTCACTATCTAATTAGTTATACCACTTGGTGGGGGAAGGGGGTTAAAGAGAACTatcaacaaattatttaaatgttatttcttTCTGATTCAACACTTGTAATTTTTCAATGACGTTTACAAGTAGCACATGTATACTAAAAATTGCCTAAATTAATTACGATCTTCATACATTTACCGTTTTATAGTTGCAGCTCGATTGATAGTAATAGAACGCTTTATCAGAGATAATACAGAAATATACCGTAGATCAATCCGATAAATGTACACACATTAAAATGAGGAGCATAAccggtgaaaaaaaattaactagaaAAATGACGgttgaaaaaagttaaaatgcATGTCAAGGCATGAGAGAATCATCACCCATAAAAATAACCTGTGAAAAATGTACTGGAGAACAAGAGAAACGATCAGTTACAAGAAGAATATCAAACTGATCCTGTCGTAAACCATTACCGGTAAATCAGCCCGAGAACAACGCAATTACCTGTTGTTCTTAGACCGTTACCGGTTAATCAGTTGTATAATAAACGATcaaattcttcttctttttcaaagttcaaaatagCACATATCTGATTAACAGAAAACAGCGGTAATCGCCGGAGAATCTAGGATTTGAGTTTACCAATTACCAGTACATTAAGAATTTTACAAACAATCGGTTCGGTCAAAGAGAATTTCTTATTCAAAGACGTAtagattaacttttttttcaacagcATATAAGTAATCAATTGCTTCCAGGAAGGAAGgttattaaatcaatttttaattgcaaaacATAGCAATCTAAATACAATCTCCTCGGTTTctataaatatcaattatttccCCGAGTTCActatggttttttttaccaGTAACACAAAGGAAATACAAAATAAAGCATCCCATCTCAATTTGTCACTTATAAAACATTAATGGCAAAATAGTCTGTCGTGTaagatattacaaataatttcgTAGAAAAGGTCCACATAAGATGCTGTAAATGATTCATTCGGCTCGCTTTGAGTCCCTCATTTACCGGGTTTACCCCTCGTGTTCGGAGACTGTGAAATGGATAAAACCGTTTGAAGTGTCTCACTGCCTATCTCAAGTCGATGAAGTCgagatttcaaagaaaatacCATCTTAAATCCCTGATATATTGTAAGACTATTCAATTTTAATGAGTTAAGCTGCACATCTGAATAATTTCTACGGTCCAAGAACATCTTCaataatgtatgaaaataaaataaattcgaTCTTCTTATTTTCaagtttttgatttttacaacttactTATTGGAGCGGTTTCTAAGAGGCCTATTTTCCTTTTCCACGTTACTCATTCTAACTATCCGAGGCTCATAAAATAAAGTGAGCAAGCGGGGAAAAGTTTTCTGCTTATAAATCTGATCAGTCAACTAACTTGCTTAAAAGGTCATTAAACGCTTCAGTAGTAATTATGGCGCTTGTATTACCATCAAAGTGATTCAGTTCTTAGTATCAGCGAACACAGGCGAGCGTGGAAAAATGAATGCGCCACGCTTGCCGGCCGCCACCCGGTTCTCGCTCTGTTGTTGGGCCTTTTATTACGGGTCGACAGTAATAGAAACACCTAGCACTTATACTCATGTTAATGCGCATCCTAACAAAATGcaataatttttgaattaatttttaatgaacgCGGGACTATAATTAATTCGTTTGATTTATTTCATCTTCTCGTCGGTCATTTATATACAGGGCTATAGTTTTGTAGATCTGTGTgtggttttttaaatatagggTTTATATTGTTAAGTATAGATTAAAAATAGgggtaaaaaaaataaggtaTATAATGCAACAATAACCTAAAGCAATAactaaaaaaatcatacaagCAATAGTAATCAAATATAACGGAGCATTTAAATAAAGATAGTGTACACTGTATAAAGGTAATGTATATTAccaattaaatttgtttttaaattgatgcACGCAGAGGAATAATATTAACCAAGATAcgaatatatatgaaatataaaaaaaacccaacaacttaCGAACGTACACCCCTTCCCGGCATACGCTCTGAGTATTTGCAACCTGccgattttattttgtatatgattcaataattttgaatcaaaagtTATGAACCATTAATACAGTAATCTCGACAACAGCGAAGGGCACCTGCTTCTGTGGACTGTACTGCTTCAACAGTTTTCAGATTATAGTAAACAAATTGCCGTCAATAGGCATCTGTGAAACCTATTTTCGATGGTTCAGGTGaatgaatattaattacaagtttttaaaacttaaaattccaaaaatgtacaaattcaacaaagagttttaaatttgaaatgcaCGATAAACTTCTCTAAGCTAGCAACCATATAAGCACCATGTGCAGTATGTGCGCTATGCTATTACGTTAAAACTAATAACCTTGTATCACATTTATTTAAGCCGTTTCCCCTTTTGACCCTTAAACTTGCATTTGTGTAAAGTTTTCGTATGGAATAaagaaatatcaattattgacaatatttctatatatatatatatatatatatatatatatatatatatatagatatagaataaacttataaatttattttatatcaatatttctattaatattttcataacatGCATAAAATAGTTCTTATTTCTCGAGATATGAATATTGAATTTAACAGATAATTTTTTCTTAGTTTTTATAGAATATTTTCAGTGATACTTACCCAAAGTGCATTGGattctgaaaataattattaGATACTGTGGCGTCCATTGAAGAAATTTAGAATAGCAGAACAATGACGTAGAGACTGAATATGAAGACAATATGAAGACACGGACTCGGCCAATCACAGTTAAACAATGAGGGATTGTCTTTGTAAGGACCAATCAAAAAGCCGGATTTATTAAAGATCGGTGTTGGTCTTACTGCAAGATCGATTATTATAATACTGATGAGGAACTAATGTGAGGATAGAACTTTAAAGTATTAATAAAAGTAAACTAGATGtagaaaagtttaaaatatggAATAAAGAGTAGGAAAAGAAATGCGGCAAATGAACATGTTTATAAAACCATACATACagttaattttgtatatttttaacaggaaaaaaagttttggttattaaaaaatattaataatataagttcaagttcaagttcagtttattcgctcaaaccaaataatttggtagaagaggaacatatatatatataatacacataaatacaaatcgtcagaggtacatacaaacaggtacattttcatacagggaaaaaaataaataaaaaaggacaGCCTATAGAATCACTACTTATGTAAGATTATTTTGGTATAAAGGatcaaaatagaaaaacaaataaaaggaGCAGACAgcatcaaaaatatttgaaataaatacacacaaTTTTAGGTAAACAGAGGATTACACCTTGaaagataaagattttttttctaaataattaaatataaaatgatataatagCAACTTCGCTATGGAAGTGAGTTAGTTTCAATAAATTGATATTGTATATTCTCTTTGTCTGGGATGAAAAAATGCTATCTAACGTTTGTCATACATCATGATATTTATACGCACTCGAATATATTTCTTTCTGATAAAGTTAAAACGCTGAAAAGTCAGGTGACCACGAAAAACTGGCGCTCTTTTATAAAAGGAAACAGTATTTGTATTATACATCAGACAACAATATGgttcttaaaaaataacacaaaactATTGTAAGAGTGTCTGGTCAGATATTGAATTCAAtcgatttattcatttttgcattttaattcaGAGAAATATATCTAATATGTATAGtatactttgatttatttctattctttaaaatttttattttcacactGATAACACAAAACGTTTAAGTACTGAATAATTCAATCCTATGGCAATAAAAGATACgtgtgatacatgtaaaatattaccCACAATTAATATATCTATGTTTTATTATGATTGGTTCGGTTTTTACATCGGACTCCTGTATccctttctttaaaatatatccaTAACAATTTTGTGCTGTTTGATTTTGTTCGTTTATTTTTGAACAACAGTCTCTGCCTTCACATGGTAGTGACTGACGACTAACTGTACATGGCTGATTCCGGCTAATTGTCGCTCCATCCACCGCTCAGTGTGTTCCACGGTCTGATCATTGCTC is part of the Magallana gigas chromosome 3, xbMagGiga1.1, whole genome shotgun sequence genome and harbors:
- the LOC105317610 gene encoding PR domain zinc finger protein 14 isoform X2; protein product: MSNVEKENRPLRNRSNKSGYYHHQAGQNGDSLPSLRSTILQCKALADISNRMYPAQHSLPTPTQRQPSFYFTQEQLDYVLFGFSHSGCRGTPVHALSGLKIGEISHVSVTPGIERILNHQNGLSPHCSMASWKLSRTDPPPHELPEELCICPTTFAGIIHYGVFCRKEAILKGAKFGPFKGKVVNTSEIKTFDDNSFMWEIFKNGRLSHFIDGRGATGNWMSYVNCARYSGEQNLVVVQEGENIYYEVCKDIPMGTELLVWYGDMYTQFMGIPVTLQKLEESGNIPIEPENAEGYQCERCGKVFAYKYYRDKHLKYTKCVDQGNRKFPCHLCARSFEKRDRLRIHILHVHEKHRPHKCAVCGKSFSQSSSLNKHMRVHSGERPYKCVYCSKSFTASSILRTHIRQHSGERPFKCKFCGKAFASHAAHDSHVRRTHVKEKSIQCKYCGAEFNHQHELKVHYRTHHSGAESSVTPWSVVEPPLPVQAHLPILPPV
- the LOC105317610 gene encoding PR domain zinc finger protein 14 isoform X1, with protein sequence MDATVSNNYFQNPMHFGSGYYHHQAGQNGDSLPSLRSTILQCKALADISNRMYPAQHSLPTPTQRQPSFYFTQEQLDYVLFGFSHSGCRGTPVHALSGLKIGEISHVSVTPGIERILNHQNGLSPHCSMASWKLSRTDPPPHELPEELCICPTTFAGIIHYGVFCRKEAILKGAKFGPFKGKVVNTSEIKTFDDNSFMWEIFKNGRLSHFIDGRGATGNWMSYVNCARYSGEQNLVVVQEGENIYYEVCKDIPMGTELLVWYGDMYTQFMGIPVTLQKLEESGNIPIEPENAEGYQCERCGKVFAYKYYRDKHLKYTKCVDQGNRKFPCHLCARSFEKRDRLRIHILHVHEKHRPHKCAVCGKSFSQSSSLNKHMRVHSGERPYKCVYCSKSFTASSILRTHIRQHSGERPFKCKFCGKAFASHAAHDSHVRRTHVKEKSIQCKYCGAEFNHQHELKVHYRTHHSGAESSVTPWSVVEPPLPVQAHLPILPPV
- the LOC105317610 gene encoding PR domain zinc finger protein 14 isoform X3; this encodes MDATVSNNYFQNPMHFGSGYYHHQAGQNGDSLPSLRSTILQCKALADISNRMYPAQHSLPTPTQRQPSFYFTQEQLDYVLFGFSHSGCRGTPVHALSGLKIGEISHGIERILNHQNGLSPHCSMASWKLSRTDPPPHELPEELCICPTTFAGIIHYGVFCRKEAILKGAKFGPFKGKVVNTSEIKTFDDNSFMWEIFKNGRLSHFIDGRGATGNWMSYVNCARYSGEQNLVVVQEGENIYYEVCKDIPMGTELLVWYGDMYTQFMGIPVTLQKLEESGNIPIEPENAEGYQCERCGKVFAYKYYRDKHLKYTKCVDQGNRKFPCHLCARSFEKRDRLRIHILHVHEKHRPHKCAVCGKSFSQSSSLNKHMRVHSGERPYKCVYCSKSFTASSILRTHIRQHSGERPFKCKFCGKAFASHAAHDSHVRRTHVKEKSIQCKYCGAEFNHQHELKVHYRTHHSGAESSVTPWSVVEPPLPVQAHLPILPPV